One Acetobacterium sp. KB-1 DNA segment encodes these proteins:
- a CDS encoding ABC transporter permease, whose amino-acid sequence MKIKALFLKPYSKYIWIAIMLLAWELTAKLSPVSPLAFPSLELIFASLIDSIINGDILLQMLFSLGLIVIGLGIGVVLAFLMSFLSVVSPVFASFTDTCVSIFHPLPGIALLPLIILWIGTGSMAVLFIIVHSVLWPMILNMTAGFKAIPEVYKKIGQNYEFNTFQSILRIFIPASLSYLLAGLKIGWARGWRAAISAEMIFGASGGIGGIGWYIFNKRVFMDTAGVYAGLLIIIAVGIFVEDFVFGKIEKNTINKWGVA is encoded by the coding sequence ATGAAGATTAAAGCGCTTTTTTTAAAGCCTTATTCAAAATATATCTGGATTGCGATCATGCTGCTGGCCTGGGAATTAACGGCAAAACTCTCGCCAGTGAGCCCTTTGGCGTTTCCATCTCTGGAATTGATTTTTGCTTCATTGATTGACTCGATCATCAATGGTGACATCCTGCTACAGATGCTTTTTTCCCTGGGCTTGATCGTAATCGGCCTTGGGATTGGTGTGGTTTTGGCTTTTCTGATGTCATTTCTGTCAGTGGTGAGTCCGGTGTTTGCCAGTTTTACCGACACCTGCGTTTCCATTTTTCATCCCTTACCGGGAATTGCCCTGTTGCCACTGATCATTCTCTGGATTGGTACTGGCAGTATGGCCGTTTTGTTTATCATCGTCCATTCGGTTTTATGGCCGATGATTCTCAATATGACTGCCGGCTTTAAGGCCATTCCCGAGGTGTATAAAAAAATCGGTCAGAACTATGAGTTTAATACCTTCCAGAGCATCCTCCGGATCTTTATTCCGGCGTCGCTGTCTTATTTGCTTGCTGGTCTTAAAATTGGTTGGGCCAGGGGTTGGCGGGCGGCCATCTCGGCCGAAATGATTTTTGGGGCATCTGGGGGTATCGGCGGGATCGGCTGGTATATTTTTAATAAACGGGTTTTTATGGATACGGCCGGTGTATATGCCGGGCTTCTGATAATCATTGCAGTGGGAATTTTTGTGGAAGATTTTGTCTTTGGGAAAATTGAGAAAAATACCATCAATAAATGGGGTGTAGCATGA
- a CDS encoding ABC transporter substrate-binding protein, translating to MKKFVIILSMMALLLTTSCAKTETAGGEKTIRIAEQYGIAYAPVQIMKAQGLLEKNCPGIDISWEQMSNTAAIREAMVADRLDAGFMAIPPFLIGWDNGMDWKIATGLSSVPTGLVTKTSVSGLAELGENDRIALPQPGSVQHILLAMACDRDFGNPQKLDNNLLTLSHPDGMNALLSGSDVTAHFTSTPYLEKELSTEGFHQILSGNEAFGDEFSFIVGVTTKKLHDQNPQVYAAFNQSVAEAITFINDHPQEAAVILSEAYKLPEAEVLAYLSAADTKYSTTVKGLQTFSDFMLKTGYLKKSYESPESVVWEHTDYED from the coding sequence TTGAAAAAGTTTGTAATTATCTTATCTATGATGGCGCTGTTACTGACAACTAGCTGTGCCAAAACAGAAACGGCTGGTGGGGAAAAAACCATCCGCATCGCCGAACAATATGGGATTGCCTATGCACCAGTCCAAATTATGAAAGCACAGGGACTACTGGAAAAAAATTGCCCGGGGATTGACATTTCATGGGAACAAATGAGTAATACCGCGGCCATTCGGGAAGCGATGGTAGCCGATCGCCTGGACGCCGGGTTTATGGCCATCCCGCCATTTCTGATTGGCTGGGATAACGGCATGGACTGGAAAATTGCTACGGGCCTCTCATCGGTGCCCACCGGGCTGGTAACTAAAACCAGTGTCAGTGGTCTGGCTGAGCTGGGCGAAAATGACCGCATTGCACTACCACAACCGGGCAGCGTTCAGCATATTCTGCTGGCTATGGCCTGTGATCGGGACTTTGGCAATCCCCAGAAGCTGGACAATAATCTGCTAACCCTGTCGCATCCGGATGGGATGAATGCCTTACTTTCAGGTAGTGATGTGACCGCTCATTTTACCTCCACCCCGTATCTGGAAAAAGAACTGAGCACCGAAGGATTCCATCAGATCCTCTCCGGTAACGAAGCCTTTGGTGACGAGTTTTCATTTATTGTGGGCGTGACGACTAAAAAACTCCACGATCAAAACCCGCAAGTTTATGCTGCTTTTAATCAATCGGTCGCTGAGGCGATTACCTTTATTAATGACCATCCCCAGGAGGCAGCGGTAATTCTCAGTGAAGCCTATAAGCTGCCGGAAGCGGAAGTGCTGGCATATCTGAGTGCGGCTGATACAAAATACAGCACCACCGTCAAAGGTCTTCAGACCTTTTCGGATTTTATGCTTAAAACCGGCTATCTGAAAAAAAGTTACGAAAGCCCGGAGTCGGTCGTTTGGGAGCATACCGATTATGAAGATTAA
- a CDS encoding ATP-grasp domain-containing protein: protein MRLQILGGGNNQLGAIRRAAELGHEVVLVDYLKNPPGRIYAAFNEEVSTFDVKKNLEIAKKYRVDGVMTMGTDQPVYTVARVAEALKLPAFLDVPTARAVTNKEKMKKIMTDNQIPTVPYRFLTKEARAEDLGKTSFPVVIKPLDSQGQRGVFKLYSPAEVLKNLPVTLSFSREEKVLLESFYQSDEITVSAWVDKGVPEILTITDRESFSFDRNIGICYAHEYPSRHQNRAAEIRDLVLKITRAFAIDAGPLYIQLLVGAQGIVVNEVACRIGGAHEDIFIPYLTGFDILDRVINFSLGIDDLSADDDQPLINSEPVIERRSDHLSVQLFFAKPGKITSLTSLETLRKIPGVIAAGYNVSTGQTLKTIANATARAGYLVIAGTSEQSLHSSINQAFRDLKIINEQGQNLVIQPKDYLA from the coding sequence ATGCGACTGCAAATTTTAGGTGGTGGTAATAATCAGTTGGGAGCCATCCGCCGTGCCGCTGAACTGGGACACGAAGTGGTGCTGGTGGACTATTTAAAAAATCCGCCGGGTCGGATCTATGCGGCCTTCAATGAGGAAGTCAGCACCTTTGATGTAAAAAAGAACTTAGAGATTGCAAAAAAGTACCGGGTTGATGGGGTTATGACGATGGGCACCGACCAGCCCGTTTATACCGTTGCCCGGGTGGCCGAGGCCTTGAAGCTGCCCGCTTTCCTCGATGTGCCGACAGCCCGGGCAGTTACCAATAAAGAAAAGATGAAGAAGATTATGACCGACAACCAGATTCCCACGGTGCCTTATCGTTTTCTAACGAAAGAAGCCCGGGCAGAAGATCTGGGCAAAACCTCATTTCCAGTGGTGATCAAACCCCTGGACAGCCAGGGTCAGCGCGGGGTTTTTAAGCTTTACTCTCCAGCAGAGGTCTTAAAAAATTTGCCGGTAACGCTTTCTTTTTCCCGCGAAGAAAAAGTGCTGCTGGAGTCCTTCTATCAGAGTGATGAAATCACGGTCAGCGCCTGGGTAGACAAGGGGGTACCGGAGATTCTTACCATTACCGATCGGGAGAGCTTTTCCTTCGATCGCAACATCGGGATCTGTTATGCCCATGAATACCCAAGCCGGCACCAAAACCGGGCGGCAGAAATCCGCGATCTGGTTTTAAAAATCACCCGGGCCTTTGCAATTGACGCTGGCCCTCTTTATATCCAACTGCTGGTGGGGGCGCAGGGGATTGTCGTCAATGAGGTCGCTTGCCGGATTGGTGGTGCCCATGAAGACATTTTTATTCCCTATTTGACCGGTTTTGATATTCTCGATCGCGTCATAAATTTCTCCCTGGGGATCGATGATTTATCGGCTGATGATGATCAGCCGCTGATAAACTCAGAGCCTGTGATTGAGCGTCGGAGTGATCATTTGTCGGTGCAGTTGTTTTTTGCCAAACCAGGAAAAATAACCAGTCTCACCAGTCTGGAGACCCTGAGAAAGATTCCCGGCGTGATTGCCGCGGGCTACAATGTTAGCACCGGACAGACGCTAAAAACCATTGCTAACGCCACCGCTAGAGCTGGTTATCTGGTGATTGCCGGAACCTCGGAACAGTCTTTGCATAGCTCCATTAATCAAGCCTTTCGTGATCTAAAAATTATTAACGAGCAAGGTCAGAACCTGGTGATTCAACCTAAAGACTATCTTGCGTGA
- a CDS encoding glycosyltransferase family 2 protein has product MDKAVKLDQDVSIVIPVYNSAQSIRELIRRLVTTLEARESTFEIILVDDCSKDDSREVIRVLEAVDSRIVLIALDQNSGQQSAIKTGLAQSRGRKVITIDDDLQQQPEDIMLLLDEIKKGFDVVYGIPDRAGYPFYRQLGSNLVDLFFTLILKKPKRIRVGSFRVLNRETVEQIIKDQTPFVYITAITLRFTKNIGNVKVAFKQRRYGKSNYTIKKLSQLLLRLFYYYGCLNSDYQRRK; this is encoded by the coding sequence TTGGATAAAGCAGTTAAATTAGATCAGGATGTTAGCATTGTCATTCCGGTATATAACAGTGCCCAATCGATCAGAGAATTAATCCGTCGGTTGGTGACGACTCTAGAAGCAAGAGAATCAACTTTTGAGATCATTCTGGTGGATGATTGTTCTAAGGATGATTCCCGCGAAGTGATCCGGGTGCTGGAAGCGGTCGATTCCCGGATTGTTTTAATCGCCCTGGATCAGAATTCCGGTCAGCAATCAGCCATTAAGACCGGGCTGGCCCAATCCCGGGGACGTAAGGTCATCACCATCGATGACGATCTGCAACAGCAGCCGGAAGACATTATGTTGTTGCTGGATGAAATAAAGAAAGGCTTTGACGTGGTTTACGGCATTCCGGACCGGGCCGGATATCCGTTTTACCGGCAATTGGGATCCAATCTGGTGGATCTTTTTTTTACTCTGATTTTAAAAAAGCCCAAAAGAATCCGGGTGGGTAGTTTTCGCGTGCTCAATCGAGAAACCGTTGAACAAATAATTAAAGATCAAACACCCTTTGTTTACATCACGGCGATCACCCTTCGGTTTACCAAAAATATCGGGAATGTCAAGGTGGCTTTTAAGCAACGGCGCTATGGAAAATCAAATTATACGATTAAAAAGCTAAGCCAGTTGTTATTGCGATTGTTTTATTATTATGGTTGCCTTAACAGCGACTACCAGCGAAGAAAATAA
- a CDS encoding sulfurtransferase TusA family protein, whose translation MITIDCLGEMCPIPVLKAQKEFKKLNSGETIKIITDHSCALESVTNKFKKHQVSSDEIIVGVWEIFITKS comes from the coding sequence ATGATAACCATTGATTGTCTGGGAGAAATGTGTCCCATCCCAGTTCTGAAAGCACAAAAAGAATTTAAAAAACTCAACTCCGGCGAAACCATCAAAATCATTACCGATCACAGTTGCGCACTGGAATCCGTAACCAATAAGTTTAAAAAACATCAGGTTAGCTCAGATGAGATCATTGTCGGTGTCTGGGAAATCTTTATCACCAAATCCTAA
- a CDS encoding LysR family transcriptional regulator, with protein sequence MHIEYLENFYQVAKAKSISKVATENHISQSALSQQISKLEKDFDSTLLIRSNKGVELTEKGKIVYQYAGNIVRTLNMMRTKLEESDQVLKDIKIEAFWTIANYSLPCVMYKVKKRFPQNNYEIRSNKALVIEENIINNICDLGVIYGKPKNERLSYYKIGIDKLVLVAPADLEIPDIISLKDLPDYPLIILNDSMDLTRVILKKMQQTGNSDTPLNILYKSDSIESVKASVMNEFGIGFLPYIAIKKELYRKQIKAIAITDMTIEYEMYLIYDETENNHVIIDFIKYFKDIARKSLC encoded by the coding sequence TTGCATATTGAATATCTTGAAAATTTTTATCAGGTGGCAAAAGCTAAAAGCATTTCAAAGGTGGCCACCGAAAACCATATCTCTCAATCGGCATTAAGCCAGCAGATTTCCAAGCTGGAAAAAGACTTTGACAGCACTCTGCTGATTCGCAGTAACAAAGGGGTGGAATTAACAGAAAAAGGGAAGATTGTCTACCAGTATGCAGGTAACATTGTGCGAACGCTAAACATGATGCGCACAAAACTGGAAGAAAGCGATCAAGTTTTAAAAGACATTAAAATTGAAGCCTTCTGGACCATTGCTAATTATTCATTGCCCTGTGTGATGTACAAGGTCAAGAAACGGTTTCCCCAAAACAATTACGAAATCCGCTCCAATAAAGCGTTGGTAATCGAGGAAAATATCATCAATAATATCTGTGATCTCGGGGTTATTTACGGTAAGCCTAAGAATGAACGGCTTTCTTATTACAAAATCGGTATCGATAAGCTGGTACTGGTTGCCCCGGCCGATCTTGAGATTCCTGACATCATCAGTCTGAAGGATCTGCCTGATTATCCGTTGATCATTCTCAATGACAGCATGGATTTAACCCGGGTGATATTAAAAAAAATGCAGCAGACCGGCAATAGTGATACGCCCCTGAATATACTCTACAAAAGCGATTCCATCGAATCGGTGAAGGCTTCGGTGATGAACGAATTCGGAATTGGCTTTTTGCCCTATATTGCCATTAAAAAAGAGTTATACCGCAAGCAGATCAAGGCCATCGCGATTACGGATATGACCATCGAGTATGAAATGTATCTGATTTATGACGAAACAGAGAACAACCATGTAATTATCGATTTTATCAAATATTTTAAGGATATCGCCAGAAAAAGTCTGTGTTAG
- a CDS encoding CGGC domain-containing protein, whose translation MLVINRVIIVHYLRFKKGEFTKVGLIRCQQTEDMCPGTTDFKVMRNKKAAFEGIEDDIEIVGFVSCGGCPGKKAVTRAAEMVKRGADTIVLCSCITRGNPNNLSLVAVLRNAMT comes from the coding sequence ATGCTAGTGATAAATAGGGTTATCATTGTTCACTACCTGCGTTTTAAAAAGGGAGAATTTACGAAAGTTGGATTAATTCGCTGTCAACAAACTGAAGATATGTGTCCCGGCACTACTGATTTTAAGGTGATGCGGAACAAAAAAGCGGCCTTTGAGGGAATTGAAGACGATATTGAGATCGTTGGCTTTGTCAGCTGTGGTGGATGTCCCGGGAAAAAAGCCGTGACCCGGGCGGCGGAAATGGTGAAGCGCGGCGCGGATACTATTGTGCTCTGCTCTTGTATCACCCGGGGTAATCCGAACAACTTATCATTGGTGGCGGTTTTGAGAAACGCAATGACTTAA
- a CDS encoding ABC transporter ATP-binding protein, translating to MNLRIVELGFAYPNGNQIFTEVNFSLKKGEIFTILGPNGAGKSTLLNCIGNLSEPTQGGIFLEKDNIKDLSLRQFAMRIGYVPQIHQPTYAFTVEEFVAMGRTPYLSAFKKLSLQDQRMIEEAMELVRITDLRNKAYTQLSGGERQLVTIARAIAQEPDFILLDEPTAHLDFGNQIKTMKLVKKLSDQGYGVIMTTHNPDQVFFIGGRVGVLNRSGTFEIGVVDQYLSEDLLSRLYNEPVHLFYSNQLNRNICTAGA from the coding sequence ATGAATTTAAGGATCGTTGAACTGGGGTTTGCCTATCCTAACGGCAATCAGATATTTACAGAGGTCAATTTCAGTCTGAAAAAGGGTGAAATATTTACCATTTTGGGTCCCAACGGTGCCGGTAAATCGACCTTGCTGAACTGCATCGGCAATCTGAGTGAGCCAACACAAGGAGGGATCTTTTTAGAAAAAGACAATATTAAAGATCTGTCGCTGCGCCAATTCGCTATGCGGATTGGCTATGTGCCCCAGATTCACCAGCCGACCTATGCCTTTACCGTTGAAGAATTTGTTGCCATGGGCAGAACCCCCTATTTAAGTGCCTTTAAAAAACTGAGTCTGCAGGATCAGCGGATGATTGAAGAAGCCATGGAATTGGTCAGGATCACCGATCTCCGGAACAAAGCCTATACGCAGTTAAGCGGTGGGGAACGACAGCTGGTGACTATTGCCAGAGCCATTGCCCAGGAGCCGGACTTTATTTTACTGGATGAACCCACCGCCCATCTGGATTTCGGGAATCAGATTAAAACCATGAAACTGGTTAAAAAATTGTCGGATCAGGGTTATGGTGTTATTATGACAACTCACAATCCGGATCAGGTGTTTTTTATTGGCGGACGAGTCGGGGTGCTCAATCGCTCGGGAACCTTTGAAATCGGAGTGGTGGATCAGTATTTATCAGAAGATTTGTTAAGTCGTCTCTACAATGAACCGGTCCATCTATTTTACTCCAACCAGCTCAATCGCAATATCTGCACGGCTGGTGCTTAG
- a CDS encoding iron ABC transporter permease produces the protein MLKDINLKEKRLNFSALLVLLVIILGALVIVSLCMGRFPISIPEVIHVLAANILPLPQVGDANVESVVMTLRFPRVVAAILVGGSLALSGAVYQGVFQNPLVSPDLLGVSSGACVGAAIAILIGIGTIGIQIGAFAGGILAVALTTTTPKLIKNSSNMMLVMSGIIVGGLMSSIMGIIKYIADPETELAEITYWQMGSIAKVLPKSILMVAPAMILAIIIIMVLRWKINVLSLGETEARSLGINVKTTRRIVIICATLLTASSVCISGTIGWVGLVVPHLGRLMVGPNNMKLLPVSFVLGGIFLLMIDTIARTITSAELPLSILTGLIGAPFYFYLLKKERMNLS, from the coding sequence ATGTTAAAAGATATCAATCTTAAAGAAAAGCGCTTGAATTTTTCAGCTTTGCTGGTGCTGTTAGTTATCATTTTGGGAGCCCTGGTGATTGTTTCATTATGCATGGGACGCTTTCCCATTTCAATTCCGGAAGTGATCCATGTGCTGGCGGCCAACATTTTACCGCTACCACAAGTCGGGGATGCGAATGTGGAGAGCGTTGTTATGACGTTGCGTTTCCCCCGGGTGGTGGCAGCGATTCTGGTGGGTGGTTCATTGGCTTTGTCAGGGGCGGTGTATCAGGGGGTTTTTCAAAACCCTCTGGTATCGCCTGATTTGCTGGGGGTATCTTCCGGCGCCTGCGTTGGAGCCGCCATTGCAATTTTAATTGGGATCGGAACCATTGGTATTCAGATTGGTGCCTTTGCTGGCGGCATTCTGGCGGTGGCGTTGACAACAACGACTCCGAAGCTGATTAAAAACAGCTCCAATATGATGTTGGTGATGTCAGGGATTATTGTTGGGGGACTGATGAGTTCAATTATGGGGATTATTAAATATATTGCCGATCCGGAAACGGAATTGGCTGAAATAACCTATTGGCAGATGGGCAGTATCGCCAAGGTATTGCCTAAGAGTATCCTGATGGTGGCACCGGCGATGATCCTGGCAATTATCATTATCATGGTACTGCGTTGGAAAATCAATGTGCTGTCACTCGGTGAGACGGAAGCCCGAAGCCTGGGGATCAATGTGAAAACCACCCGTCGGATTGTCATTATCTGCGCCACCTTATTGACAGCCAGTTCTGTTTGCATTAGTGGAACAATCGGCTGGGTAGGCCTGGTGGTGCCACATCTGGGGCGATTGATGGTCGGTCCCAATAACATGAAATTATTACCGGTTTCTTTCGTTTTGGGAGGAATCTTTTTACTGATGATTGACACCATTGCCAGAACCATCACCAGCGCCGAATTACCGCTGAGTATCTTAACCGGTTTGATTGGCGCACCATTCTATTTTTATCTGTTAAAAAAAGAGAGGATGAATCTGTCATGA
- a CDS encoding ABC transporter substrate-binding protein — MKKRMLLVICIGLIMCIAIAGCSSQAKESESKTAEKLTSVVDQGGNEVQLPETITKVAITPIPWASAMWAIDGGSQRIVSINPSAMAAYKTSFMPTLDPAFATISTAEITKDFTINVEALMNLKPEIAFIWNDQTAEAEQLKAVGITPVMLNYAENLEDLKKDLLLVGQVLGKEDEAEKLTAYHTEIENYFIDKKAELDSVSKKKVMYLRNSKLSVAGAKNINNYLLELTGGANVAAGLDKQWSEVNMEQILQWNPEIIYLSNFDEIVPEDLYQNKIEGQDWSNIDAVKNHRVYKTPMGIYRYDAPCVETPLMIKWMGSIQQPELFKDYDIRKDLKAFYKAFFSADLTDENIDTILKVDANS; from the coding sequence ATGAAAAAAAGAATGTTACTAGTTATCTGTATCGGTCTGATTATGTGTATCGCCATTGCCGGTTGCAGCAGTCAGGCAAAGGAGTCGGAAAGTAAAACCGCCGAAAAACTGACATCGGTGGTAGATCAGGGTGGTAATGAGGTGCAATTACCGGAAACCATCACCAAGGTTGCCATTACCCCGATTCCCTGGGCGTCGGCAATGTGGGCCATTGATGGTGGCAGTCAGCGGATTGTATCGATTAATCCCAGCGCGATGGCTGCGTACAAAACCAGTTTTATGCCCACCCTTGATCCGGCTTTTGCCACTATTTCAACGGCTGAAATTACCAAAGACTTTACCATCAATGTGGAAGCGTTAATGAATTTAAAGCCAGAAATTGCCTTTATTTGGAACGATCAGACGGCTGAAGCCGAACAATTAAAAGCGGTGGGAATTACCCCGGTAATGCTGAATTATGCGGAAAATCTGGAAGACTTAAAAAAGGATTTACTGCTGGTTGGTCAGGTTTTGGGAAAAGAAGATGAAGCTGAAAAACTGACGGCTTATCACACCGAGATAGAAAATTATTTTATTGACAAGAAAGCTGAACTTGACAGTGTTTCAAAAAAGAAAGTAATGTATTTACGTAATAGCAAACTTAGCGTGGCAGGAGCAAAAAACATCAATAATTATCTGTTAGAGTTAACCGGTGGTGCGAATGTCGCTGCCGGACTGGATAAACAATGGTCAGAAGTAAATATGGAGCAAATCCTTCAGTGGAATCCGGAGATCATCTATCTGTCAAATTTTGACGAAATCGTACCGGAAGATCTGTATCAGAATAAAATTGAAGGTCAGGATTGGAGCAATATCGATGCGGTTAAAAACCATCGGGTTTACAAAACCCCGATGGGAATTTATCGTTATGATGCCCCTTGTGTTGAAACACCTCTGATGATTAAGTGGATGGGCAGTATTCAACAGCCGGAACTATTTAAAGATTATGATATCCGTAAAGATCTGAAAGCCTTTTATAAAGCGTTCTTTTCTGCCGATCTGACCGATGAAAATATTGATACGATTTTGAAAGTCGATGCCAACAGTTAA
- a CDS encoding nitrogenase component 1 — translation MSSITIETSIYNLGDMEMAKRIFAIPETLVVAVGPPTCIRILYFRALECGQLSKLKLVPIRALDYTFGDYLEKIKGVVEAALRKACYQGIILYVSCPDLLSQTDFDTMIEGLDNPHQIPVEIFKRGPMEKRKTSPSQRLDKIATKIADFVKTRPLVLSKNAAVCELPPLAADYTGVLSLFPDDEAVCQFLMTGSGCANCPSSIDKLNHNPFIFSRFNDLQAVNGCTNEIGEAITKRFQMNHQTKDIKLFLSIGTPVTFMTGMNDHFLQTCDLFEMTCAIDTNGFQTAEEGVAKALLKIAKATLKKVENRKKRLNIIGYNPFLFGKRQHFDEIETCLTSLGYAVNFLGYESLGSFKTAAEAELNLVFSRHGLCLAKWMAEMFEIPYHFAMPIGIDGFNQWLRAVGTLLKTVIPESYYLNKEPQPCPAFRVLLLGENEILDRLETAIPNDFGIITIRANKITDQELSQMTVTHVIADPLYQNRINTISYKFIPMPYPSLSGNAFIELDYQYMGQTGYAYLKRFFANEVTA, via the coding sequence ATGAGTAGCATCACCATTGAAACGTCGATCTATAATTTAGGTGATATGGAAATGGCGAAACGAATTTTTGCGATACCGGAAACCTTAGTCGTGGCCGTCGGACCGCCAACTTGTATCCGTATTTTATATTTTAGGGCTTTGGAATGTGGGCAGTTGTCCAAGCTCAAACTCGTTCCCATTCGTGCATTGGATTATACCTTTGGGGATTATCTGGAAAAAATCAAAGGCGTTGTTGAAGCGGCGTTACGAAAAGCCTGCTATCAGGGTATTATTCTTTATGTTTCATGTCCCGATTTGCTCAGCCAAACCGATTTTGATACGATGATCGAGGGACTTGATAATCCCCATCAGATACCTGTCGAGATTTTCAAGCGTGGTCCCATGGAGAAACGAAAAACCAGTCCATCCCAACGTTTGGATAAGATTGCAACAAAAATTGCGGACTTTGTCAAGACCCGGCCACTGGTTTTATCAAAAAATGCAGCGGTTTGTGAATTACCGCCGCTGGCCGCAGATTATACGGGGGTACTTTCTTTATTCCCCGATGATGAGGCCGTTTGTCAGTTTTTAATGACGGGCTCCGGCTGTGCAAACTGTCCTAGTTCCATTGATAAACTGAATCACAATCCGTTTATTTTTTCCCGATTTAATGACTTGCAGGCGGTTAATGGCTGCACAAATGAGATCGGTGAAGCCATTACAAAGCGCTTTCAAATGAATCATCAAACCAAAGATATAAAATTATTTCTATCCATTGGCACACCGGTTACCTTTATGACCGGGATGAATGATCATTTTTTACAGACCTGTGATCTATTTGAAATGACCTGTGCAATAGATACCAACGGTTTTCAGACGGCCGAAGAAGGGGTAGCAAAGGCCTTGTTAAAAATCGCCAAAGCAACGTTAAAAAAAGTTGAAAACCGAAAAAAACGGCTCAATATTATTGGCTATAATCCATTTTTGTTTGGGAAAAGGCAACACTTTGATGAAATTGAAACCTGCCTGACGTCGCTGGGTTATGCGGTGAACTTTCTCGGCTATGAGAGTCTGGGTTCCTTTAAAACGGCAGCAGAAGCTGAGCTGAATCTTGTTTTTTCCAGACACGGTCTGTGTTTGGCAAAATGGATGGCGGAGATGTTTGAAATACCCTATCATTTTGCAATGCCGATCGGCATTGACGGCTTTAATCAGTGGCTGAGAGCCGTCGGTACGTTATTAAAAACAGTGATCCCGGAATCGTATTACTTAAATAAAGAGCCGCAGCCATGCCCGGCTTTCCGGGTGCTGCTGCTGGGCGAAAATGAAATTCTGGATCGGCTTGAGACAGCGATCCCAAATGATTTTGGGATTATAACCATCCGGGCAAATAAAATTACGGATCAGGAATTATCGCAAATGACCGTTACCCATGTCATTGCGGATCCGCTTTATCAAAATAGAATCAACACGATATCATATAAATTTATTCCCATGCCCTATCCCAGCCTTAGCGGTAACGCGTTTATCGAGCTGGATTATCAATATATGGGACAAACAGGCTACGCTTATTTAAAGCGTTTCTTTGCAAATGAAGTAACGGCTTAA
- a CDS encoding AAA family ATPase has protein sequence MKIKLKRIAFYGKGGIGKSTIAANVSAALSKAGKKVLHIGCDPKSDSTRILMKRRIPTVLKTLKEKGDQLNKADILYKGVYGVTCVEAGGPEPGVGCAGMGISAVIETLEKLEVFAMDWDLIVYDVLGDVVCGGFSIPMRKQCVDAVYIVTSSEFMSLYAANNILKGIAHYETPKKKLFGGFIHNRYSSQTDKDVVDHFIKMTESRLIASIEQNQAIKLAEYQRNTMIEADPQAPLSQVIKTLGKDLFCEVPASDSRPLDDDAMEALFDFVSAKNQEISR, from the coding sequence ATGAAGATAAAACTAAAACGGATCGCATTTTATGGCAAGGGAGGGATTGGTAAATCGACGATTGCCGCCAATGTATCGGCAGCGCTTTCAAAAGCTGGGAAAAAGGTTCTCCATATCGGCTGTGACCCGAAATCGGATTCGACCCGGATTCTGATGAAGCGACGGATTCCCACCGTCTTGAAAACACTCAAGGAAAAAGGAGATCAGCTGAATAAAGCAGATATTTTATATAAAGGAGTTTATGGCGTTACTTGCGTTGAAGCTGGCGGCCCGGAACCGGGGGTCGGTTGTGCCGGGATGGGCATTTCGGCGGTGATCGAGACCCTGGAAAAGCTGGAAGTCTTTGCGATGGACTGGGATCTGATTGTCTATGATGTGCTGGGTGATGTGGTCTGTGGTGGTTTTTCCATCCCCATGCGCAAGCAATGTGTTGATGCGGTTTATATTGTGACCTCATCAGAATTTATGTCGTTGTACGCTGCCAATAATATTTTAAAGGGTATCGCGCACTACGAAACCCCGAAGAAAAAACTATTTGGCGGCTTTATTCATAATCGCTACTCGTCCCAAACCGATAAAGATGTGGTTGATCATTTTATCAAAATGACCGAAAGCCGTCTGATAGCCTCTATTGAACAAAACCAGGCGATCAAGCTGGCCGAGTATCAAAGAAATACCATGATTGAGGCCGATCCCCAGGCCCCCCTTTCACAGGTAATTAAGACCTTGGGGAAGGATCTGTTTTGCGAAGTTCCTGCCAGTGACTCTCGTCCCCTTGATGACGACGCAATGGAAGCCCTCTTTGATTTTGTTTCCGCAAAGAACCAGGAAATCAGCAGATGA